A portion of the Vulpes vulpes isolate BD-2025 chromosome 5, VulVul3, whole genome shotgun sequence genome contains these proteins:
- the UBE2L6 gene encoding ubiquitin/ISG15-conjugating enzyme E2 L6 isoform X1: MGGPAPRPRVLSAQCTAPPSGRGGLGKQRHARGSSDPGPRAGPRGQESSARRGRGAPGQSAASGQGAELESLQAKLPPYLRDLFSDDADVLVWHVLLLPEKPPYNLKAFHLRISFPEDYPFKPPTVTFTTRIYHPNVGHDGDVCLPIISKENWNPHTKACQVLEALSVLVNRPDLGQPVRVELADLLTRDPELFNRKAQEFTLQYGVDRPS, translated from the exons ATGGGCGGACCGGCGCCGCGCCCCAGGGTGCTCTCCGCCCAGTGCACGGCGCCCCCCAgcgggcgcggggggctcggCAAGCAACGCCACGCGCGCGGGTCCTCGGATCCAGGCCCCCGCGCGGGACCGCGGGGACAGGAGTCTtcggcgcggcgggggcggggcgcaccGGGCCAGAGCGCGGCGAGTGGGCAGGGCGCG GAGCTGGAGAGTCTTCAGGCAAAGCTTCCCCCCTACCTACGGGACCTGTTCAGTGATGATGCGGACGTCCTGGTGTGGCATGTGCTCCTCCTGCCC GAGAAACCACCCTATAACCTCAAGGCCTTCCACCTGCGCATCAGCTTCCCCGAGGACTACCCGTTCAAGCCCCCCACGGTGACCTTCACCACCAGGATCTACCACCCCAACGTGGGCCACGACGGAGACGTTTGCCTGCCTATCATCAGCAAGGAGAACTGGAATCCTCACACCAAAGCCTGCCAAG TCTTGGAGGCTCTCAGCGTGCTGGTGAATAGACCAGACCTGGGGCAGCCAGTTCGGGTGGAGCTCGCCGACCTGCTGACGCGGGATCCAGAGCTGTTCAACAGAAAGGCCCAAGAGTTCACCCTCCAGTATGGAGTGGACCGGCCCTCCTAA
- the UBE2L6 gene encoding ubiquitin/ISG15-conjugating enzyme E2 L6 isoform X2: MTASKRVAKELESLQAKLPPYLRDLFSDDADVLVWHVLLLPEKPPYNLKAFHLRISFPEDYPFKPPTVTFTTRIYHPNVGHDGDVCLPIISKENWNPHTKACQVLEALSVLVNRPDLGQPVRVELADLLTRDPELFNRKAQEFTLQYGVDRPS, from the exons ATGACCGCCAGCAAACGGGTGGCGAAG GAGCTGGAGAGTCTTCAGGCAAAGCTTCCCCCCTACCTACGGGACCTGTTCAGTGATGATGCGGACGTCCTGGTGTGGCATGTGCTCCTCCTGCCC GAGAAACCACCCTATAACCTCAAGGCCTTCCACCTGCGCATCAGCTTCCCCGAGGACTACCCGTTCAAGCCCCCCACGGTGACCTTCACCACCAGGATCTACCACCCCAACGTGGGCCACGACGGAGACGTTTGCCTGCCTATCATCAGCAAGGAGAACTGGAATCCTCACACCAAAGCCTGCCAAG TCTTGGAGGCTCTCAGCGTGCTGGTGAATAGACCAGACCTGGGGCAGCCAGTTCGGGTGGAGCTCGCCGACCTGCTGACGCGGGATCCAGAGCTGTTCAACAGAAAGGCCCAAGAGTTCACCCTCCAGTATGGAGTGGACCGGCCCTCCTAA